AGGATAGTAGTAGCCTGACGGCGACGCCCGGAAACCGGGCGACCCGCCGATTTCACGTCCCGCTTCTCAGTCGGCCGAAGCCGGGGTTCCCTTGAAGCTCTTTAGATTCTCGGCGCTCTCGAAATAATAGACGCTGCCGTCGGGGGCCGCGCCTATGACTGCAGCCGCCTTATCCACCTGCTGCCCGCTAACCGGGTCCACGGCCACCCTGCTCTCCGCGCTCGCTTTCAGGCGCGCCTCGCACATCTCGCAGCAACCGTAGTAGGTTTTGTCCTCGACGACGACGGGTATCTGCTCCTTGGGGAAGACGTGGTCCGTCATCATGCATACGTACTTGGACTCGACCCGGGTCACTGCGGGCGAGCCGTTATCGGCCCTTGATTCGCTGAGCTGAAATCCAAATACCGCGGCCATGCAAAGGGCGGCAAGGGCGAATGCCTTCAATGTCAACATTCTCGTATTCATATCTGTTTCCTCCTTGAAGTGGAATCCGGAATTAAAATTATATACGACGTTTCCTTTGTTAAAAACGAAATCTTAATCAGTGTCCGTTTTCGTGCGTGTGCCCGTCCGACTCTTCTTTCATGCGCTCATAGTCATCGGTAGTCATACCGGGCAGCCTGTCCACGAACGCCGCTATTGCCCATATCTCGTCGTCCGTGTGTGTCGAGCCGAATTCGAGCATCGCGGTCATCTTGATGCCGTGCTTCACCACCCAGAAGGTCTCGCGCGGCTCGAGCCCCCCGGCGATTTCTGTAAGCGCCGGGGGAGGCGGGTTGAATCCCTTCGCCGGCTCCGCGCCCGGAGCGCCGTGACATCCGGAGCACATGTCGTCGTAGAGGCCGAAGCCCTTCTCT
The Thermodesulfobacteriota bacterium genome window above contains:
- a CDS encoding cytochrome c — protein: MKTIFLLVVIIGGAFYYIYSGRYNVAATEPHTKPVEWILTEARDRSIEYHSRDISAPALDDPSLVEKGFGLYDDMCSGCHGAPGAEPAKGFNPPPPALTEIAGGLEPRETFWVVKHGIKMTAMLEFGSTHTDDEIWAIAAFVDRLPGMTTDDYERMKEESDGHTHENGH